Proteins encoded by one window of Gemmatimonas aurantiaca:
- the xerD gene encoding site-specific tyrosine recombinase XerD: MSDGPDAAERENAERENQEHALRRGFHLQAFEDALQIEEGASPRTVEAYRRDVIRCAAYMRAQGIGQARDITPAALREFVYHLKDLGLAGSSIRRNISALRTWFRVMVAEGLVTVDPTERLDTPQRWRTLPEVLTVDEVTRLLAAPGLDERLAFRDRAMLELAYGAGLRVSEWIGLEVKDVLLEESLVRVLGKGSKERLVPIGRNAIGAVAVYLRELRPVLERGAGKGILFLNGRGVPLTRMGAWKILRKYVEMAGIEKQVSPHTLRHSFATHLLEGGADLRAVQEMLGHADIATTQIYTHVDREYLRSVHRQFHPRS; this comes from the coding sequence ATGTCTGACGGACCCGACGCCGCGGAGAGGGAAAATGCGGAGAGGGAAAATCAGGAACACGCCCTGCGACGCGGGTTCCATCTCCAGGCCTTCGAAGACGCACTGCAGATCGAGGAAGGCGCGTCGCCGCGCACGGTCGAAGCGTATCGCCGTGACGTGATCCGCTGCGCGGCCTACATGCGGGCGCAGGGCATTGGTCAGGCGCGGGACATCACACCGGCCGCGTTGCGGGAATTCGTCTATCACCTGAAAGATCTCGGGCTTGCCGGCAGTTCCATTCGTCGCAACATCTCGGCGTTGCGCACATGGTTCCGCGTGATGGTGGCCGAGGGATTGGTGACCGTCGATCCCACGGAGCGACTGGATACGCCGCAGCGGTGGCGGACACTGCCCGAAGTGCTCACGGTGGACGAAGTGACGCGTCTGCTCGCCGCCCCGGGACTCGATGAACGTCTGGCGTTCCGTGATCGTGCGATGCTCGAACTCGCGTACGGGGCGGGGCTGCGTGTGTCGGAGTGGATCGGCCTCGAGGTGAAGGACGTGCTGCTCGAGGAAAGTCTGGTGCGGGTGCTGGGCAAGGGGAGCAAGGAGCGTCTGGTACCGATCGGCCGCAATGCCATCGGCGCCGTGGCCGTGTATCTGCGCGAGCTGCGGCCCGTGCTGGAGCGTGGTGCGGGCAAGGGCATCCTGTTTCTGAACGGGCGCGGCGTGCCGCTCACCCGCATGGGCGCGTGGAAGATCCTGCGCAAATACGTGGAGATGGCGGGCATCGAAAAGCAGGTCTCTCCGCACACCCTGCGTCATTCGTTCGCCACCCATCTCCTCGAAGGCGGGGCCGACCTGCGGGCGGTGCAGGAGATGCTGGGTCACGCCGATATCGCGACCACGCAGATCTACACGCATGTGGATCGTGAGTATCTGCGCAGTGTGCACCGGCAGTTTCATCCGC